The Mytilus trossulus isolate FHL-02 chromosome 3, PNRI_Mtr1.1.1.hap1, whole genome shotgun sequence genome contains a region encoding:
- the LOC134710094 gene encoding phenylethanolamine N-methyltransferase-like isoform X2, producing MCCPGNVRGNTLLDIGTGPTIHSVISACPYVQKIILSDYSQVNIDALQQWKDNKVQTGSALCKFILDLEGGKFHQTVHERFAEIRNKVSAILPVDLTKCSSIHLGNDYPDIIVSSLCFEVACKDVHEYNKVVQYVGSLMAHGCHLVVVGVLEETFYRVGKFSFHCLKITESEVKTAYTTNGFEIKTWKEYIPPPRTAEEAEFSDFQKAFVMHAVKV from the exons GTAATGTCCGTGGAAACACTCTATTAGACATAGGCACAGGGCCAACAATTCACTCTGTCATTAGTGCATGTCCATATGTACAAAAGATAATACTGTCAGATTATTCTCAAGTGAATATAGACGCCTTACAGCAATGGAAAGATAACAAAGTACAGACCGGAAGTGCATTATGCAAATTTATACTTGACCTGGAAGGTGGCAAATTTCA CCAGACAGTTCATGAACGATTTGCAGAGATTCGTAATAAAGTCAGCGCAATACTTCCAGTTGACCTGACAAAATGTTCTTCAATACATCTTGGGAATGATTACCCTGATATAATTGTTTCTAGCCTTTGTTTTGAAGTAGCATGCAAAGATGTTCACGAGTACAACAAAGTCGTTCAGTATGTTGGAAGTTTAATGGCCCATGGCTGTCATCTTGTTGTAGTCGGAGTATTAGAAGAAACATTTTACAGAGTTGGTAAATTCAGTTTTCATTGTTTGAAAATAACAGAGTCTGAAGTAAAAACAGCATATACAACAAATGGATTTGAAATAAAGACTTGGAAGGAATATATTCCTCCGCCACGAACTGCAGAGGAGGCTGAATTTTCGGATTTCCAGAAAGCTTTTGTAATGCATGCTGTGAAAGTCTAA